A window of Cohnella herbarum contains these coding sequences:
- a CDS encoding sensor histidine kinase: MQIIGRMNTFGKVITLVIVLLVPIIILYAYSHQVSVKVVGENIESEKAHRLSFFNSQIQSAVDQLTKFSVIVSRDPEVKEYLSDYDTLPPLAKLQKQQRIVDMLNLQVLTSVWNSQIILHLPKQKEVITTDYFVQFDERYLEQAVPGQWNYYTNVVNGANEAYFSLIRISSNPELWIEVRFIDANIRNMLKHFNQGGDSEPIFYSPGKQAIANETSDPDLVASLVQQLGTSELGASGHLDMTAGGRKYTVNYILSDALGWYLVDYVPLQQILMPITTSRNLFYTSIALLLCVSILATTLLYRNVQRPIHMLILSVKKIRMGQYSTRLRKQPNNEFDFLFESFNKMAEQIQELIEKVHVENLRSREATLKQLQSQINPHFLYNCLFYIKNMANLNDKEAVVAMSLNLGEYYRYTTRVNNEMATVEEEIRLVVSYLTIQNLRIQRFHCEIDIPERMNGLSIPRLLLQPIVENAIVHGVEKQTGFGIIQITGEQEGRICKIIVEDNGAGMDPEALSELQSKLLLPMEDDMGCGMWNVNQRLIHLYKGGSGLRLSRSELGGMRVELVWEDDRRASD, from the coding sequence ATGCAAATCATCGGAAGGATGAATACCTTCGGCAAGGTGATTACGCTCGTCATCGTGTTGCTTGTGCCGATTATTATTTTGTACGCATATTCCCATCAGGTCAGCGTAAAAGTCGTCGGAGAAAACATTGAAAGCGAGAAGGCTCACCGCCTCTCCTTCTTCAACAGTCAGATTCAATCCGCGGTCGATCAATTGACGAAGTTTTCCGTTATCGTCAGTCGGGACCCTGAGGTCAAAGAGTATTTGTCCGATTACGATACGCTACCTCCGCTAGCCAAGCTGCAGAAGCAACAGCGAATCGTCGATATGCTCAACCTCCAGGTGCTGACCAGCGTATGGAACAGTCAGATCATCCTGCATTTGCCGAAGCAGAAGGAAGTTATTACGACCGATTACTTCGTTCAATTCGACGAGCGCTATTTGGAACAGGCCGTTCCGGGACAATGGAATTACTACACCAATGTCGTCAACGGCGCTAATGAAGCTTATTTCTCGTTGATACGAATCTCCAGCAATCCCGAACTGTGGATTGAGGTTCGTTTTATCGATGCTAATATCCGAAATATGCTCAAGCATTTCAACCAAGGCGGAGACAGCGAACCGATCTTCTATTCGCCGGGAAAGCAAGCCATTGCCAACGAAACGTCGGACCCTGATCTCGTAGCCTCCCTTGTCCAGCAGCTCGGCACGAGCGAGCTCGGAGCTTCCGGTCATCTAGACATGACGGCTGGCGGGCGCAAATACACGGTCAATTATATTCTCTCCGATGCACTAGGATGGTATTTGGTCGACTACGTGCCGCTGCAACAAATTCTTATGCCCATTACGACCAGCCGAAATCTGTTCTATACTTCAATCGCGCTTCTTCTCTGCGTCAGCATCCTAGCCACGACGCTGTTGTACCGCAATGTCCAGAGGCCGATTCATATGCTCATCCTCAGCGTGAAGAAAATTCGCATGGGGCAGTACTCCACCCGTCTGCGCAAGCAGCCGAACAATGAATTCGACTTTCTGTTCGAGAGCTTCAACAAGATGGCTGAGCAAATCCAGGAATTGATCGAGAAGGTGCACGTCGAAAATCTGCGTTCACGGGAAGCGACCTTGAAGCAACTGCAATCGCAGATTAATCCGCACTTCCTGTACAACTGCCTCTTCTACATTAAAAATATGGCCAATCTCAACGACAAGGAAGCCGTCGTAGCTATGTCGCTTAATCTTGGGGAATATTACCGGTATACGACCAGGGTAAACAACGAGATGGCGACCGTCGAGGAAGAGATTCGGCTTGTCGTCAGCTACTTGACCATTCAGAACTTGCGCATTCAACGCTTTCATTGCGAGATCGACATTCCCGAACGGATGAACGGTCTATCCATCCCCCGTCTCTTATTGCAGCCGATTGTGGAAAATGCAATTGTACACGGAGTCGAGAAGCAGACGGGCTTCGGAATCATTCAGATTACCGGGGAGCAGGAAGGCCGCATATGCAAAATTATCGTGGAGGATAATGGAGCAGGCATGGATCCGGAGGCGCTATCCGAATTGCAGAGTAAGCTGTTGTTGCCGATGGAGGACGATATGGGCTGCGGGATGTGGAATGTCAATCAACGGCTGATCCATCTGTACAAAGGAGGCTCCGGCTTGCGGCTATCCCGCTCCGAGCTCGGCGGCATGCGCGTCGAGCTGGTCTGGGAAGATGATCGGCGGGCAAGCGATTGA